One part of the Pseudemcibacter aquimaris genome encodes these proteins:
- a CDS encoding LL-diaminopimelate aminotransferase: MDNEFYRIKRLPPYVFAEVNAMKAKARAAGEDIIDFGMGNPDLMPPQHVMDKVTETMKDPKAHRYSVSKGIHGLRKAMAAYYERRFNVTLDPETEIIATLGSKEGLANLAQAITAPGDVILVPNPSYPIHHFGFIIAGATMRHLPTTEDHDFMEMLDQAVKHSIPKPLALVINYPSNPTAEVVDLDFYKEVVAYCKKHEIFILSDLAYAEIYYGDNPPPSILEIEGARDIAVEFTSMSKTYSMAGWRMGFAVGNKKLIGALTRMKSYVDYGAFTPIQVAATAALNGPQDCIDFARNTYKSRRDVLVSGMEGSGWEIPSPEATMFAWVPLPDGWEQVGSNEFSKALLSHAKVAVAPGIGFGEYGDGHVRIALVENEHRIRQAMRNMKQFLKNSDEYLNQILETKIKE, from the coding sequence ATGGACAACGAATTTTACCGAATAAAAAGATTACCCCCCTATGTTTTTGCCGAAGTTAATGCCATGAAGGCAAAGGCGCGAGCGGCCGGGGAAGATATCATTGATTTCGGTATGGGAAATCCTGATTTGATGCCACCTCAACATGTGATGGATAAGGTCACGGAAACCATGAAAGACCCAAAAGCGCATCGTTATTCCGTCTCAAAAGGAATTCACGGTCTACGTAAAGCAATGGCCGCTTATTACGAGCGCCGCTTTAATGTGACGCTTGATCCGGAAACGGAAATTATCGCGACACTTGGATCAAAAGAAGGACTAGCAAACTTGGCGCAGGCAATAACCGCGCCGGGTGATGTGATCTTGGTCCCGAACCCAAGTTATCCGATCCATCATTTTGGATTTATCATTGCCGGCGCGACTATGCGTCACCTGCCGACAACTGAAGACCATGATTTTATGGAAATGCTTGACCAGGCGGTAAAACACAGCATTCCAAAACCGCTTGCGCTTGTGATTAATTATCCGTCAAACCCAACAGCAGAAGTGGTCGATCTGGATTTTTATAAAGAGGTCGTGGCTTATTGCAAAAAGCACGAAATCTTTATTCTTTCTGATTTGGCGTATGCAGAAATTTATTATGGTGATAATCCACCACCTTCGATATTAGAGATCGAAGGCGCCCGTGATATCGCTGTTGAATTTACATCCATGAGTAAGACATATTCCATGGCTGGTTGGCGTATGGGTTTTGCTGTTGGTAATAAAAAACTTATCGGTGCGCTAACACGTATGAAATCATATGTGGATTATGGTGCTTTTACCCCGATACAGGTGGCGGCAACTGCGGCCCTTAATGGACCACAGGACTGTATTGATTTCGCAAGAAATACATATAAAAGCCGCCGTGATGTACTTGTCAGTGGAATGGAAGGTTCCGGCTGGGAAATCCCATCACCCGAAGCAACCATGTTTGCATGGGTGCCACTTCCGGATGGATGGGAACAGGTTGGATCAAACGAATTTTCAAAAGCACTATTAAGCCATGCGAAAGTCGCCGTTGCGCCGGGAATTGGTTTTGGTGAATATGGCGATGGGCATGTGCGTATTGCGCTTGTGGAAAATGAGCATCGCATCAGGCAAGCGATGCGTAATATGAAGCAATTTTTGAAAAACAGTGATGAATATTTAAATCAAATATTAGAAACAAAAATTAAGGAATAA
- a CDS encoding homoserine dehydrogenase has translation MSDPLKVAVAGLGNVGVGVVKILEEHKEMIKDRAGREIQITAVSARSKTADRGVDLSPYTWVDNAADMADLDNVDIVVELIGGEEGIAFTLSKNALKNKKSLVTANKAMVAHHGALLADMAQENDVAMRYEAAVAGGIPIIKAIGEGLAANKLSQVYGIMNGTTNYMLTHMEQRGLTYDEILDEVTELGYLEADPALDLDGIDAAHKLAILSSVAFGTKTDFDNVYIEGIRKIQGIDIENSKEMGLKIKLLGMTKYENGTLSQRVHPVMIDRDLPIASVNDGFNALVVDGDYIDRTFYQGRGAGEGPTASAVVADLIDIARNHTGAAFFKPASKLVEASPVSINQRRGEYYVRILADNNTGVLADITNELKSAGVSVNDMKQKTASNDGRVYIIITTHETTETALKDAVNRIDELSVVLEPTMSIRIEKL, from the coding sequence GTGAGTGACCCTCTTAAGGTAGCCGTCGCGGGACTTGGTAATGTTGGCGTTGGCGTCGTTAAAATTCTTGAAGAACATAAAGAAATGATCAAGGACCGTGCCGGTCGTGAAATTCAAATTACCGCAGTATCAGCACGCAGCAAAACGGCGGACCGCGGTGTTGATCTTTCACCTTATACATGGGTTGATAACGCGGCCGATATGGCTGATCTTGATAATGTTGATATCGTTGTTGAACTTATTGGCGGTGAAGAAGGGATTGCATTTACACTTTCTAAAAACGCCCTTAAAAACAAAAAATCACTTGTGACAGCAAACAAAGCGATGGTTGCTCACCACGGTGCATTACTTGCGGATATGGCACAAGAAAATGATGTTGCTATGCGTTATGAAGCGGCCGTTGCCGGCGGTATTCCAATCATTAAAGCAATTGGCGAGGGCCTTGCAGCCAATAAACTATCTCAAGTTTACGGTATCATGAACGGTACAACGAACTATATGCTGACACATATGGAACAGCGTGGTTTGACTTATGATGAAATCCTTGATGAGGTAACAGAACTTGGATACCTCGAAGCTGATCCAGCACTTGACCTGGACGGTATCGATGCGGCGCATAAGCTTGCGATTTTAAGTAGTGTTGCGTTTGGCACCAAGACGGATTTTGATAATGTGTATATCGAAGGCATCCGTAAAATCCAAGGCATTGATATTGAAAATTCCAAAGAAATGGGTTTAAAAATCAAGCTTCTTGGTATGACTAAATATGAAAATGGTACGTTAAGTCAACGTGTGCATCCGGTGATGATTGATCGTGATCTTCCGATTGCAAGCGTTAATGACGGCTTTAACGCATTGGTGGTTGATGGCGATTATATCGACCGCACATTCTATCAAGGGCGCGGTGCAGGTGAAGGGCCAACGGCATCTGCGGTTGTGGCGGACCTGATCGATATCGCAAGAAACCACACAGGTGCGGCATTCTTTAAACCGGCATCAAAACTGGTTGAAGCATCACCAGTTTCAATTAATCAGCGCCGCGGTGAATATTATGTTAGAATTTTAGCTGATAATAATACTGGTGTTCTTGCTGATATTACAAATGAACTTAAGTCAGCTGGTGTTTCTGTAAATGATATGAAGCAAAAAACAGCATCAAACGATGGGCGGGTATATATCATTATCACAACCCATGAAACAACGGAAACAGCGTTAAAAGATGCTGTAAACCGTATTGATGAATTGTCGGTTGTATTGGAGCCGACAATGTCTATTAGAATTGAAAAATTATAA
- the glpX gene encoding class II fructose-bisphosphatase → MAVNSTLDRVFVLELVRVTEAAAIAAAKLVGMGDEKAADAAAVESMRNEFNDLDIKGRIVIGEGERDEAPMLYIGEEVGTGNGPEIDIALDPLEGTTIAAKAMQNSLAVVALAEKGNLLNAPDVYMDKIAVGPGLPEGVVDLDNSVADNVKAVAKAKNRPVSDMLVCVLDRPRHEQIIKEVRECGARVKLIGDGDVAGVIDTTNPKTSVDIYMGSGGAPEGVLAAAALRCIGGQIQGRLTFRNDTERGRANKWGITDLDRKYSTEEMASGDVIFAATGVTDGTLLHGVHTSEDGKRYTTETIVMRSASKTVRRIQTEHDRAIKLS, encoded by the coding sequence ATGGCAGTTAATTCAACACTGGATCGTGTGTTTGTTCTTGAACTAGTACGCGTAACAGAAGCAGCGGCAATCGCAGCAGCAAAACTTGTTGGTATGGGTGATGAGAAGGCCGCAGATGCAGCCGCCGTTGAATCCATGCGTAATGAATTTAACGATCTTGATATCAAAGGCCGCATCGTTATTGGTGAAGGTGAACGCGACGAAGCACCAATGCTTTACATCGGTGAAGAAGTAGGTACAGGAAACGGCCCGGAAATCGATATCGCACTTGATCCGCTTGAGGGTACAACGATTGCTGCGAAAGCGATGCAAAACTCACTTGCTGTTGTGGCGCTTGCGGAAAAAGGAAACCTACTTAACGCACCGGATGTTTATATGGACAAAATCGCGGTTGGTCCTGGTCTTCCGGAAGGTGTTGTTGATCTTGATAATTCCGTTGCTGATAACGTTAAGGCTGTGGCCAAAGCAAAGAACCGCCCAGTAAGCGATATGCTTGTTTGTGTTCTTGACCGTCCACGTCACGAACAAATCATTAAAGAAGTTCGCGAATGCGGAGCACGCGTAAAACTAATCGGTGACGGTGATGTTGCCGGTGTTATTGATACAACAAACCCAAAAACATCAGTTGATATTTACATGGGCTCTGGCGGCGCACCAGAAGGTGTACTTGCAGCTGCTGCACTTCGTTGTATCGGTGGTCAAATTCAAGGTCGCCTGACATTCCGTAATGATACGGAACGTGGTCGTGCTAACAAATGGGGTATCACGGATCTTGACCGTAAATATTCAACAGAAGAAATGGCATCAGGCGATGTGATTTTCGCGGCAACGGGTGTGACTGACGGTACGCTTCTTCACGGTGTTCACACATCAGAAGACGGCAAGCGTTACACAACAGAAACGATCGTTATGCGTTCTGCGTCAAAAACTGTACGTCGTATTCAAACAGAACATGACCGCGCCATCAAACTTTCGTAA